Proteins encoded together in one Stutzerimonas stutzeri window:
- the malF gene encoding maltose ABC transporter permease MalF: MNARAELPSPAMTRTTSRGLPRSLTNGLRWLAWLTFNAFALYLVVALYVQGQMAFALLGLVVTGIASYLFINRRMYAQRYIFPSVAGMLVFVIFPLLYTVGIGFTNYSGSNLLSQTQVERYHLSQTYLAGERFRFTLHPSPDGERLRIDKGELGVFVSPPLTGEPDPQAPLTLQPAEGVEGLGEALPVRDVIQRRKALEQWVLQAPDGSLLRLYGLREVAAVEPVYRQDGPGVLVDTRSGARLTADMERGFYVDETGKAVPPGFTVFAGFANFTRVLSEPSIREPFVQIFAWTFAFAGLTVVFTLAVGLVLASLLQWELVRGKAFYRLMLIQPYAVPGFISILVFRGLFNQNFGEINLLLEGLFGIRPDWFSDPTLARTMILIVNTWLGYPYMLLLCMGLLQAIPRDQYEASAIDGASPLDNLLRITLPQLIKPLMPLLIACFAFNFNNFVLITLLTRGGPDIIGATTPAGTTDLLVSYTYRIAFQDSGQDFALAAAIATMIFILVGAMALLNLKLSKVKV; the protein is encoded by the coding sequence GTGAATGCCCGTGCCGAGTTGCCCAGCCCAGCCATGACCCGTACGACCTCCCGGGGCCTGCCCCGCTCCCTGACCAACGGCCTGCGCTGGCTGGCGTGGCTGACCTTCAACGCCTTTGCGCTGTACCTGGTGGTCGCGCTCTACGTGCAGGGGCAGATGGCCTTCGCCCTGCTCGGGCTGGTGGTGACCGGGATCGCCAGCTACCTGTTCATCAACCGGCGGATGTACGCGCAGCGCTACATCTTCCCGTCGGTGGCCGGGATGCTGGTGTTCGTCATTTTCCCGCTGCTGTACACGGTGGGCATCGGCTTCACCAATTACAGCGGCAGCAATCTGCTCAGCCAGACCCAGGTGGAGCGCTACCACCTGAGCCAGACCTACCTGGCCGGCGAGCGCTTCCGTTTCACCCTGCATCCAAGCCCTGATGGCGAGCGTCTGCGCATCGACAAGGGCGAACTGGGTGTGTTCGTCAGCCCGCCGCTGACCGGCGAGCCGGACCCGCAGGCGCCGCTGACGCTGCAGCCGGCCGAGGGCGTCGAGGGGCTGGGCGAGGCGCTGCCGGTGCGCGACGTGATCCAGCGGCGCAAGGCGCTGGAGCAATGGGTACTACAGGCACCGGACGGCAGCCTGCTGCGCTTGTACGGCCTGCGTGAGGTCGCCGCGGTGGAACCGGTCTACCGGCAGGACGGCCCCGGTGTGCTGGTCGACACCCGCAGCGGTGCACGCCTGACCGCCGACATGGAGCGCGGCTTCTATGTGGACGAGACGGGCAAGGCGGTGCCGCCGGGCTTCACCGTGTTCGCCGGCTTCGCCAACTTCACCCGGGTGCTGAGCGAGCCGAGCATCCGTGAACCCTTCGTGCAGATCTTCGCCTGGACCTTCGCCTTCGCCGGGCTCACCGTGGTCTTCACCCTCGCCGTGGGGCTGGTGCTGGCCAGCCTGCTGCAATGGGAACTGGTGCGCGGCAAGGCCTTCTACCGGCTGATGCTGATCCAGCCGTATGCGGTCCCGGGGTTCATTTCCATCCTGGTGTTCCGCGGGCTGTTCAACCAGAACTTCGGCGAGATCAACCTGCTGCTCGAGGGGTTGTTCGGCATCCGTCCGGACTGGTTCAGCGACCCGACCCTGGCACGCACGATGATCCTCATCGTCAACACCTGGCTCGGCTATCCCTACATGCTGCTGCTGTGCATGGGCCTGCTGCAGGCCATCCCGCGGGATCAGTACGAGGCCTCGGCGATCGATGGCGCCAGTCCGCTGGACAACCTGCTGCGCATTACCCTGCCGCAGCTGATCAAGCCGCTGATGCCGCTGTTGATCGCCTGCTTCGCCTTCAACTTCAACAACTTCGTGCTGATCACCCTGCTGACCCGTGGCGGCCCGGACATCATCGGCGCGACCACACCGGCCGGCACCACGGACCTGCTGGTCAGCTACACCTACCGCATCGCCTTCCAGGATTCCGGGCAGGACTTCGCCCTTGCCGCGGCCATCGCCACGATGATCTTCATCCTCGTCGGTGCCATGGCGCTGCTGAATCTCAAACTCTCGAAAGTGAAGGTATAA
- the malE gene encoding maltose/maltodextrin ABC transporter substrate-binding protein MalE produces the protein MNTKFWCLATIGLAATFSLPLPALAAIEEGKLVVWINGDKGYKGLAEVGKRFTAETGIPVEVAHPDSATDKFQQAAATGNGPDIFIWAHDRIGEWAKSGLLTPVTPSAETKSGIADFSWQAVTYDNKLWGYPISVETIGLIYNKALVDTPPKSFDDVLALNEKLAAQGKRAILWDYNNTYFTWPLLSAKGGYVFEQTDGGYNVKSTGVNNAGAKAGAKVLRELIDKGVMPKGADYSVAEAAFNKGDSAMMISGPWAWSNIEKSGIDFGVAPIPAIDGEAGKPFVGVAAALLNAASPNKDLAVEFLENYLLEVDGLKTVNADVPLGAVANTAYMEELSSNPHIKATFENAQMGEPMPNVPEMGAFWSSMAAALTNITSGRQDVDAALDDAAKRITR, from the coding sequence ATGAACACTAAATTCTGGTGTCTCGCCACCATTGGCCTGGCGGCCACCTTCAGCCTGCCGCTGCCGGCCCTGGCAGCGATCGAGGAAGGCAAGCTGGTCGTCTGGATCAACGGCGACAAGGGTTACAAGGGCCTGGCCGAGGTCGGTAAGCGGTTCACTGCCGAGACCGGCATCCCGGTCGAGGTGGCCCACCCGGACAGCGCCACCGACAAGTTCCAGCAGGCGGCGGCCACCGGCAACGGCCCGGACATCTTCATCTGGGCCCACGACCGTATCGGCGAGTGGGCCAAGAGCGGCCTGCTCACCCCGGTCACCCCCAGCGCCGAGACCAAGTCCGGTATCGCCGACTTCTCCTGGCAGGCGGTGACCTACGACAACAAACTGTGGGGCTACCCGATCTCGGTGGAAACCATCGGCCTGATCTACAACAAGGCCCTGGTCGATACTCCGCCCAAGAGCTTCGACGACGTCCTGGCGCTGAACGAGAAGCTCGCCGCCCAGGGCAAGCGCGCCATCCTCTGGGACTACAACAACACCTACTTCACCTGGCCGCTGCTGTCGGCCAAGGGCGGCTATGTGTTCGAGCAGACCGACGGCGGCTACAACGTCAAATCCACCGGGGTCAACAACGCCGGCGCCAAGGCCGGAGCCAAGGTGCTGCGCGAGCTGATCGACAAGGGCGTGATGCCCAAGGGGGCCGATTACAGCGTGGCCGAGGCAGCCTTCAACAAGGGTGACTCGGCGATGATGATCAGCGGCCCCTGGGCCTGGTCGAACATCGAGAAGAGCGGCATCGATTTCGGAGTGGCGCCGATTCCCGCCATCGATGGCGAGGCGGGCAAGCCTTTCGTCGGCGTCGCCGCCGCGCTGCTCAACGCCGCCAGCCCGAACAAGGACCTGGCCGTGGAGTTTCTCGAGAACTACCTGCTCGAGGTCGACGGCCTGAAGACTGTGAACGCCGACGTGCCGCTGGGTGCGGTGGCCAACACCGCCTACATGGAAGAGCTGTCGAGCAATCCGCACATCAAGGCGACCTTCGAGAACGCGCAGATGGGCGAGCCGATGCCCAACGTGCCGGAGATGGGCGCGTTCTGGTCATCCATGGCCGCCGCGCTGACCAACATCACCTCCGGCCGACAGGACGTCGACGCCGCCCTGGACGATGCCGCCAAGCGCATCACCCGTTGA
- the malG gene encoding maltose ABC transporter permease MalG has protein sequence MAMVQPKSARYRLWATHAALLAFVAAILFPLLMVVSISFREGNFATGSLFPENPTLEHWSLALGIPYTHEDGSVTNPPFPVLLWLWNSVKIALVSSALILLLSTTSAYAFARMRFGGKAPILKGMLIFQMFPPVLSLVAIYALFDQLGQHVSWLGVNSHGAVIVASLGGMALHIWTIKGYFESIDASLEEAAIVDGATTWQAFFHILLPMSVPILAVVFILAFITSVTEYPIASVLLMDVDKLTLSVGAQQYLYPQNYLWGDFAAAAVLSGLPITAVFLYCQRWIVGGLTAGGVKG, from the coding sequence ATGGCCATGGTGCAACCGAAATCCGCGCGTTACCGGCTCTGGGCGACCCACGCGGCGCTGCTGGCCTTCGTCGCGGCAATCCTCTTCCCGCTGCTGATGGTGGTGTCGATCTCCTTTCGCGAGGGCAACTTCGCCACCGGCAGCCTGTTCCCCGAGAACCCGACGCTGGAGCACTGGTCGCTGGCCCTCGGCATCCCCTACACCCACGAGGACGGCAGCGTGACGAACCCGCCGTTCCCGGTGCTGCTGTGGCTGTGGAACTCGGTGAAGATCGCCCTGGTCAGTTCGGCGCTGATCCTGCTCCTGTCGACCACCAGCGCCTACGCCTTCGCGCGCATGCGCTTCGGCGGCAAGGCGCCGATCCTCAAAGGCATGCTGATCTTCCAGATGTTCCCGCCGGTGCTCTCGCTGGTGGCGATCTACGCCCTGTTCGACCAGCTCGGCCAGCACGTCAGCTGGCTCGGGGTGAACAGCCACGGCGCGGTGATCGTCGCCTCGCTGGGCGGCATGGCGCTGCACATCTGGACCATCAAGGGCTACTTCGAGAGCATCGACGCCTCGCTGGAGGAGGCTGCCATCGTCGATGGGGCGACCACCTGGCAGGCGTTCTTCCATATCCTGCTGCCGATGAGCGTGCCGATCCTGGCGGTGGTGTTCATCCTCGCCTTCATCACCAGCGTCACCGAATACCCCATCGCCTCGGTGCTGCTGATGGACGTGGACAAGCTCACCCTCTCGGTCGGCGCGCAGCAGTACCTCTACCCGCAGAACTACCTGTGGGGCGACTTCGCCGCCGCCGCGGTACTCTCCGGCCTGCCCATCACCGCCGTGTTCCTCTACTGCCAGAGGTGGATCGTCGGTGGCCTGACCGCCGGCGGGGTGAAGGGCTGA
- the malT gene encoding HTH-type transcriptional regulator MalT: protein MNAAMPPLLPLIPTKLAIPMLPPGLLERPRLDEWQQRLPQVRLAVLHAASGFGKTTLAAQWARAFDGRIAWFQLHASDNLGLQFGRYLTQALDRQLDAGCPLSVALAEQGRVSLDALFTQLLAELPDEHEAILIVLDEFEVLNDAELIAGLRFFLRHMPSWMTLLVCSRRLPELGVAELRVKHQLLLLDARQLAFEDDEVQALLELGVPASINREQVERLNRRIGGWPCALQLALQEVQTSRGMDLFLENLQLGHPDIRDYMREQVIEGLPEDLRGFLEATCLLDRFDAALADRLTEACHGREMLERLERGGLFIQPLDSLRRWYSYHPLFAVFLQGELRTHQPQRVNQLHLRAASALLAENMPEEAARHAVQASDPQQVDEILQRHGRAFYRQGRLGLLQQCLETLPEPVIAGSPLLTLLQAWVSQNSYQFDHVERWFKAGELALQRSCSEQDWARIVCEFNAVRAQVAMNQGDEQRAIALAREALTREPLIMRTSRVAAMSGLAEAHFVQGELPQAQKQYEEAERRAREINASHLVVWSLGQLSEIAIAQGHLQKAYTLQERAIQYIEQQNLQATPIVEFIYRVRGQVLLEWHQLDAAEQCALQGIQILDELDDPRWRLQSYALLAGVAYARGQQHACADYIAQLQTMLADDRYHIDWLANAHAIMLAYWDSSQDREAIRQWLLSAPPVCGGANHFAQLNARNHARAHLALGQLERALPILRQLLTDAERHGLIMDRNRNHILLAQLHWLREERQQALDHLQRAMTLASGSGAIGSFLRVGKPIIGMLKCLLHERTLDEAEAQRAARLIQLAQQQRDFSRAIRITLDEAVIQDIINRPDVPELIRRSPLTRREWQVLSLIHAGQSNEQIADHLNVAPTTIKTHIRSLYQKLNITHRSEAVQLARDLLSKIQGE from the coding sequence ATGAATGCCGCGATGCCACCACTGCTGCCATTGATCCCCACCAAGCTGGCGATTCCCATGTTGCCGCCGGGCCTGCTCGAACGGCCGCGCCTGGACGAGTGGCAGCAGCGCCTGCCGCAGGTGCGCCTGGCGGTGCTGCATGCCGCCAGCGGTTTCGGCAAGACCACCCTGGCGGCGCAGTGGGCGCGGGCCTTCGATGGGCGTATCGCCTGGTTCCAGCTGCATGCCAGCGACAACCTGGGGCTGCAGTTCGGTCGCTACCTGACCCAGGCGCTGGACCGCCAGCTGGACGCCGGCTGTCCTCTGTCCGTGGCGCTGGCCGAGCAGGGCCGGGTATCGCTGGACGCGTTGTTCACCCAGTTGCTGGCCGAGCTGCCGGACGAGCACGAGGCCATCCTGATCGTGCTCGACGAGTTCGAGGTGCTGAATGACGCCGAGCTGATCGCCGGCCTGCGCTTCTTCCTGCGCCACATGCCGAGCTGGATGACCCTGCTGGTGTGCAGTCGTCGCCTGCCCGAACTGGGTGTCGCCGAGCTGCGGGTCAAGCACCAGCTGCTGTTGCTCGACGCGCGCCAGCTGGCCTTCGAGGATGACGAGGTACAGGCGCTGCTGGAACTGGGTGTGCCGGCAAGCATCAACCGCGAGCAGGTCGAACGTCTCAACCGCCGCATCGGTGGCTGGCCCTGCGCGCTGCAGCTGGCCCTGCAGGAGGTGCAGACCAGCCGCGGCATGGACCTGTTCCTGGAGAACCTGCAGCTCGGCCACCCGGACATCCGCGACTACATGCGCGAACAGGTGATCGAGGGGCTGCCCGAGGACCTGCGCGGTTTTCTCGAGGCGACCTGCCTGCTCGACCGCTTCGACGCCGCCCTGGCCGATCGCCTCACCGAAGCCTGTCACGGCCGCGAGATGCTCGAACGGCTCGAGCGTGGCGGCCTGTTCATCCAGCCGCTGGACAGCCTGCGCCGCTGGTACAGCTATCACCCGCTGTTCGCCGTGTTCCTGCAGGGCGAGCTGCGCACCCACCAGCCGCAGCGGGTCAACCAGCTGCACTTGCGTGCGGCCTCCGCGCTGCTGGCCGAGAACATGCCCGAGGAAGCCGCGCGCCATGCCGTGCAGGCCAGCGACCCGCAGCAGGTCGACGAGATCCTGCAGCGCCACGGCCGGGCGTTCTATCGCCAGGGTCGTCTCGGGTTGTTGCAACAGTGCCTGGAAACCCTGCCGGAACCGGTGATCGCCGGCTCGCCGCTGCTCACCCTGCTGCAGGCCTGGGTGTCGCAGAACTCCTATCAGTTCGATCATGTCGAGCGCTGGTTCAAGGCCGGCGAGCTGGCGCTGCAGCGCAGCTGCTCGGAGCAGGACTGGGCGCGTATCGTCTGCGAGTTCAATGCCGTACGCGCGCAGGTGGCGATGAACCAGGGCGACGAGCAGCGCGCCATCGCCCTGGCGCGGGAGGCGTTGACCCGCGAGCCGCTGATCATGCGCACCTCACGGGTAGCGGCGATGTCGGGCCTGGCCGAGGCGCATTTCGTCCAGGGCGAACTGCCGCAGGCGCAGAAACAGTACGAGGAAGCCGAGCGCCGCGCGCGGGAGATCAACGCCTCGCACCTGGTGGTCTGGAGCCTCGGCCAGCTGTCGGAAATCGCCATCGCCCAGGGCCATCTGCAAAAGGCCTATACCCTGCAGGAGCGCGCCATTCAGTACATCGAGCAGCAGAATCTGCAGGCCACGCCCATCGTCGAGTTCATCTACCGAGTGCGCGGACAGGTGCTGCTGGAGTGGCACCAGCTGGACGCTGCCGAGCAGTGCGCGCTGCAGGGTATCCAGATACTCGACGAACTGGACGACCCACGCTGGCGCCTGCAAAGTTACGCGCTGCTGGCCGGCGTCGCCTACGCCCGCGGCCAGCAGCACGCCTGCGCCGACTACATCGCCCAGTTGCAGACGATGCTCGCCGACGACCGCTACCACATCGACTGGCTGGCCAATGCCCACGCGATCATGCTCGCCTACTGGGACTCCAGCCAGGATCGCGAGGCGATCCGCCAGTGGCTGCTCAGTGCGCCGCCGGTGTGCGGCGGCGCCAACCATTTCGCCCAGCTCAATGCACGCAATCACGCCCGTGCCCACCTGGCGCTGGGGCAGCTGGAGCGCGCCCTGCCGATCCTGCGCCAGCTGCTGACCGATGCCGAGCGCCACGGCCTGATCATGGACCGCAACCGCAACCATATCCTCCTGGCGCAGCTGCACTGGTTGCGCGAGGAGCGCCAGCAGGCACTGGACCACCTGCAGCGAGCCATGACCCTGGCCAGCGGCAGTGGCGCGATCGGCAGCTTCCTGCGCGTCGGCAAGCCGATCATCGGCATGCTCAAGTGCCTGCTGCACGAGCGCACCCTCGATGAAGCCGAGGCCCAGCGCGCCGCGCGCTTGATCCAGCTGGCGCAGCAGCAGCGCGATTTCAGCCGCGCCATTCGCATCACGCTGGACGAGGCGGTGATCCAGGACATCATC